In Halarcobacter mediterraneus, the following proteins share a genomic window:
- a CDS encoding MFS transporter, with protein MNTQLIKKNILFGILHAAFLSPFIFFMLGMPMILQMEGFDSKLIGMFQMVGLPAVIKFLFSVPIDKFIFEKNHYKKWIIFITILYAILLFAISFLSLQDNVYIVLLAIILTTLVATFVDIPLNALSIKVFTKEERIIAGSYKSSSFFVAALLGGGVFLLFYNHLAWQNTFIIMSILVLISLFALYFIEENNKTIKEEPVSFKALISFFKQKNIGIWIFILSFYFAFISAVWVFLKPYLILKGVSPDNVAFYVGIYGSIIGFFAGFIASIVGKKFSKKSILILFAFVNIITILSLFSIEYFEHFSYFALLVVVTLSAASITFSSAIIFSLIMDYSRSSSKAVDYAIQSSLFSLTRIISAVIAGIIISNFDYKVMFLFEAFAVVLVVFVIYKFYKV; from the coding sequence ATGAATACACAACTAATAAAAAAGAATATTCTTTTTGGTATTTTACATGCAGCATTTTTGAGTCCTTTTATTTTTTTTATGTTGGGAATGCCTATGATTTTGCAAATGGAAGGTTTTGATTCTAAGTTAATCGGAATGTTTCAAATGGTAGGTTTACCTGCTGTTATAAAGTTTTTATTTTCTGTTCCAATTGATAAGTTTATTTTTGAAAAGAATCATTATAAAAAATGGATTATATTTATAACAATCTTATATGCAATTCTTTTATTTGCAATTAGTTTTTTATCTTTACAAGATAATGTATATATAGTGCTACTTGCAATAATACTTACAACTTTAGTTGCAACTTTTGTTGATATCCCTTTAAATGCCTTGTCAATAAAAGTTTTTACAAAAGAAGAAAGAATAATTGCTGGTTCATATAAATCAAGCTCTTTTTTTGTAGCTGCACTTTTAGGTGGAGGAGTTTTTTTACTTTTTTATAATCATCTAGCTTGGCAAAATACTTTTATAATAATGTCAATTTTAGTTTTAATATCATTGTTTGCTCTTTACTTTATTGAAGAAAACAATAAAACTATAAAAGAAGAACCCGTATCTTTTAAAGCTTTAATATCTTTTTTTAAACAAAAAAATATAGGAATTTGGATTTTTATATTAAGTTTCTACTTCGCTTTTATAAGTGCCGTTTGGGTGTTCTTAAAACCTTATTTGATTTTAAAAGGAGTTAGCCCTGATAATGTAGCTTTTTATGTGGGAATTTATGGAAGTATTATTGGTTTTTTTGCTGGTTTTATTGCCAGTATTGTGGGCAAAAAGTTTTCTAAAAAAAGTATACTTATTCTTTTTGCTTTTGTAAATATAATAACTATTTTAAGTCTATTTAGTATTGAGTATTTTGAACATTTTTCATATTTTGCTTTATTAGTTGTAGTTACTTTAAGTGCAGCTTCTATTACTTTTTCTTCTGCAATTATATTTTCTCTTATAATGGATTATAGTAGAAGTTCAAGTAAAGCTGTTGATTATGCGATTCAATCAAGTCTATTTTCTCTTACAAGGATAATTTCTGCTGTAATTGCAGGAATAATTATCTCAAATTTTGATTATAAAGTAATGTTTCTGTTTGAAGCTTTTGCTGTAGTTTTAGTAGTATTTGTTATATATAAGTT
- a CDS encoding DUF3995 domain-containing protein has product MNTLFTFYIFIIMLGITLIHIYWYKGGYWPGENKQDFIDKVIGREVSLPGKGMYTFVIICFFIMAIFPITVYYKINIGINTYEKYFFLAFGVIFTLRALGMFIPVLAKRATKIFLEYNKKYYAPLCITLAIAYFGLYYLNL; this is encoded by the coding sequence ATGAATACTTTATTTACATTCTATATTTTTATAATAATGTTAGGAATAACATTAATTCATATATATTGGTATAAAGGTGGATATTGGCCAGGGGAAAATAAGCAAGACTTTATTGATAAAGTTATAGGAAGAGAAGTATCTTTACCTGGAAAAGGAATGTATACATTTGTTATAATTTGTTTCTTTATAATGGCTATTTTTCCAATTACTGTTTATTATAAAATTAATATAGGTATTAATACTTATGAGAAATATTTTTTTTTAGCTTTTGGAGTAATATTTACTTTAAGAGCTTTAGGTATGTTTATTCCAGTACTTGCAAAAAGGGCTACAAAAATATTTTTAGAATATAATAAAAAATACTATGCACCCCTTTGTATAACTCTTGCAATAGCTTATTTTGGTTTATACTATCTAAACCTTTAA
- a CDS encoding TonB-dependent receptor has protein sequence MRKIKTLLLCSAISLSAASNITLNDITITATKTEENILKVPASVTVIDNEDIENKNIETLEDIAAYVPSLMFFNSGQPGLVAPSMRGVAANIVSFSTPVSLYVDGVPTMSSFGFNDGLLDIERIEVLKGPQGTLYGKNSEVGVINVITKKPDNETRGKIFTTIGTDGKREFGAKVSGAIIKDKFYGSLTYKHTEKDGYIKNTFTGADENDKESDYGKLNFRYTPTDNLDISFIASRMEMNNGSSDWAKAGLNLDNVQVSSNLVGYVKPTTSNFALSVDYDINEDTKFTSITSKRIHKDKTAVDSDLTSNTIVHMYRDYEFDTLSQEFRLENNFADTKVVSGIYLDKQDDEVFFKRITMMDPTGSNSVPQDLNSKSYSVFTNVTTPITQKLSINAGLRYDYEKKDIQVALRNIDLEESFNNFSPKLSLIYDINKDSSTYFTVAKGYRSGGFNPFAPSNENKVYDEESLTSYELGYKGLFLNDSLLFSSAIYYMDIDDMQVQEMPMPAVVYMVNAAKAKSKGIELELQAFLSEDLTLFASTGINSTKFDDYKDINGDYSDNYSTFAPKYNFNIGLQYKNLDGYFARVDVNGYGKTYYDVENKYYQKAYELVNTKIGYETKNFEIYFYGKNIFDKEHHATNAFVNGTNTAYFDDREFGIQLAYKF, from the coding sequence ATGAGGAAAATAAAAACTCTACTTTTATGTAGTGCTATTTCGTTAAGTGCAGCTTCAAATATCACTTTAAATGATATTACAATAACAGCAACTAAAACAGAAGAAAATATTTTAAAAGTTCCTGCTTCTGTAACAGTTATAGATAATGAAGATATTGAAAATAAGAATATAGAGACTTTAGAAGATATTGCAGCTTATGTTCCATCTTTAATGTTTTTTAACTCTGGTCAGCCAGGCTTAGTAGCTCCTTCTATGAGAGGAGTTGCTGCAAATATTGTATCTTTTTCTACTCCTGTAAGTCTGTATGTTGATGGGGTTCCTACTATGAGTAGTTTTGGTTTTAATGATGGTTTGTTAGATATAGAAAGAATAGAAGTTTTAAAAGGACCGCAAGGAACCTTATATGGTAAAAACTCAGAAGTAGGTGTTATAAATGTTATAACAAAAAAGCCAGATAATGAAACAAGAGGAAAAATCTTTACTACTATAGGTACTGATGGAAAAAGAGAATTTGGAGCAAAGGTTTCAGGGGCAATAATAAAAGATAAGTTTTATGGAAGCTTAACATATAAGCATACTGAAAAAGATGGCTATATAAAAAATACTTTTACAGGAGCAGATGAAAATGACAAAGAAAGTGATTATGGAAAATTAAACTTTAGATATACTCCTACAGATAATTTAGATATTTCATTCATTGCTTCGAGAATGGAAATGAATAATGGTTCTTCAGATTGGGCAAAAGCTGGATTAAATCTTGATAATGTTCAAGTGTCTTCAAATCTGGTAGGATATGTTAAACCTACTACGAGTAATTTTGCATTAAGTGTAGATTATGATATTAATGAAGATACAAAATTTACTTCAATAACATCCAAAAGAATTCACAAGGATAAAACAGCAGTAGATAGTGACTTAACTTCTAATACTATTGTTCATATGTATAGAGACTATGAATTTGATACTTTATCTCAAGAGTTCAGATTGGAAAACAATTTTGCAGATACAAAAGTTGTATCAGGTATATATTTAGATAAACAAGATGATGAAGTATTCTTTAAAAGAATTACAATGATGGATCCAACAGGTTCAAATTCTGTTCCTCAGGATTTAAATTCAAAGTCATATAGTGTTTTTACAAATGTAACTACACCAATAACACAAAAGCTTAGTATAAATGCTGGATTAAGATATGACTATGAGAAAAAAGATATACAAGTAGCTTTACGAAATATTGATTTAGAAGAAAGTTTTAATAACTTTTCTCCAAAACTATCACTTATTTATGATATTAACAAAGATAGTTCTACTTATTTTACAGTTGCAAAAGGTTATAGAAGTGGAGGATTTAATCCTTTTGCTCCAAGCAATGAAAATAAAGTTTATGATGAAGAATCACTTACTTCTTATGAATTAGGATATAAAGGTTTATTTCTTAATGACTCACTTCTTTTTAGTTCAGCTATTTATTATATGGATATAGATGATATGCAAGTACAAGAAATGCCTATGCCTGCAGTTGTATATATGGTAAATGCAGCAAAAGCAAAATCAAAAGGAATAGAGTTAGAATTACAAGCTTTTTTAAGTGAGGATTTAACACTTTTTGCAAGTACAGGAATAAATAGTACAAAATTTGATGACTATAAAGACATAAATGGAGATTATAGTGATAACTATTCAACCTTTGCTCCAAAATATAATTTTAATATAGGGTTACAATATAAAAATCTTGATGGATATTTTGCAAGGGTAGATGTAAATGGCTATGGAAAGACTTATTATGATGTTGAAAATAAATATTATCAAAAAGCATATGAACTAGTTAATACAAAAATAGGATATGAAACCAAAAACTTTGAGATTTATTTTTATGGAAAAAATATATTTGATAAAGAACATCATGCAACAAATGCTTTTGTAAATGGTACAAATACAGCATACTTTGATGATAGAGAATTTGGTATTCAATTAGCATATAAGTTTTAG
- a CDS encoding class I SAM-dependent methyltransferase, giving the protein MNIGINKYLTMLLEQNKVEVLAIALKLKLFMYLEEENIDLEKLLSYLNTNKENTQILLEALAMMDLIKKEKSFYINSSLAKKYFVYNTSSYCGDVFLHRKELSTHSRKVMSKLISEGSAKQALAKNSKLWANASKKSLKQEQKNLISKTVLEIVQEIQDFPKMKKMLDLGCSSGVLGLEIINKYPNLSGVLFDFPDLAEVVKEHISEYNLDNRVKFVGGDIQNDEIGSNYDFIWCSNIFYFFENKDEVLEKIYKALNPNGILISAHVEIGEEKEQYEDSFFYFLGLKLQGRTTFKPMHLSQAFEKVGFRNINSYTTEQFPLTKTQIHIVRK; this is encoded by the coding sequence ATGAATATAGGAATAAACAAATATCTAACAATGCTTCTAGAACAAAATAAAGTAGAAGTTCTAGCAATAGCTTTAAAATTAAAACTTTTTATGTATTTAGAAGAAGAGAATATAGATTTAGAAAAACTACTTTCTTATCTTAATACTAATAAAGAAAATACCCAAATACTCTTAGAAGCATTGGCTATGATGGATTTAATTAAAAAAGAAAAAAGTTTTTATATAAACAGCTCTTTAGCAAAAAAATATTTCGTATATAATACATCTTCATATTGTGGAGATGTATTTTTACATAGAAAAGAACTTAGTACTCATAGTAGAAAAGTTATGTCAAAACTTATTAGTGAAGGCTCAGCTAAACAAGCCTTGGCAAAAAATTCAAAACTTTGGGCAAATGCTTCAAAAAAATCTTTAAAACAAGAACAAAAGAATCTAATTTCAAAAACTGTTCTAGAAATAGTTCAAGAAATACAAGACTTCCCCAAAATGAAAAAAATGCTAGACCTAGGCTGTTCTTCTGGAGTACTGGGCTTAGAAATTATAAATAAATATCCTAATCTTTCAGGTGTATTATTTGATTTCCCTGATTTAGCTGAGGTAGTAAAAGAGCATATTAGTGAATATAATTTAGATAATAGAGTTAAATTTGTAGGTGGAGATATTCAAAATGATGAAATAGGTTCTAATTATGATTTTATTTGGTGTAGCAATATCTTTTATTTCTTTGAAAATAAAGATGAGGTATTAGAAAAAATCTATAAAGCCTTGAATCCAAATGGAATTTTAATAAGTGCCCATGTGGAAATAGGGGAAGAAAAAGAACAATATGAAGATAGTTTTTTCTATTTTCTTGGCTTAAAACTTCAAGGAAGAACAACTTTCAAACCTATGCACTTGTCTCAAGCCTTTGAAAAAGTAGGTTTTAGAAATATAAATTCATACACTACTGAACAGTTTCCTCTAACAAAAACTCAAATTCATATAGTAAGAAAGTAA
- a CDS encoding helix-turn-helix transcriptional regulator has product MCKLDLNDYSQSSKDISYFNPNLPKDIAISNNENIQLQEDFYILRTNYKFNQKTQLKAKQKGKKFVITFTLKGNAKYENHNKQIVDFKKGYTTISIFEQSNGVRRFEDKEIDQLRIILNENFLKRNFQTTLLDKYLDNSKIKLIDFSPTSFESQVLIEEILDYEKDSELNCIYLQSKALEILHLEINRINKNNDKKLFLDEYDTKQIYKAKEILFKNIKNPPSIVELAKQVHLNEFKLKNGFKQVFNTTPYKLLFKYKMQKAKQLLQSQEYNVNEVAKECGYKYSNNFSDAFYKEFNISPKSFMNIKK; this is encoded by the coding sequence ATGTGCAAACTAGATTTAAATGATTATAGTCAATCTTCAAAAGATATAAGTTACTTTAATCCAAACCTACCAAAAGATATAGCTATAAGTAATAATGAAAATATTCAACTTCAAGAAGATTTTTATATATTAAGAACAAATTATAAGTTTAATCAAAAAACCCAATTAAAAGCAAAACAAAAAGGCAAAAAGTTTGTAATAACCTTTACTCTTAAAGGAAATGCAAAATACGAAAACCATAATAAACAAATAGTTGATTTCAAAAAAGGATATACTACTATTAGTATTTTTGAACAATCTAATGGCGTTCGAAGATTTGAAGATAAGGAAATAGATCAACTTAGAATAATACTAAATGAAAACTTTTTAAAAAGAAACTTTCAAACAACTCTTTTGGATAAATACTTAGATAACTCAAAAATTAAACTTATTGACTTTTCTCCCACAAGTTTTGAATCTCAAGTTTTAATAGAAGAAATACTTGATTATGAAAAAGATAGTGAGCTTAATTGTATTTATTTACAAAGTAAGGCCTTAGAAATTTTACACTTAGAAATAAATAGAATAAATAAAAACAATGATAAAAAACTATTTTTAGATGAATATGATACAAAACAAATATATAAAGCAAAAGAGATATTGTTTAAAAATATAAAAAATCCACCTTCTATTGTAGAATTAGCAAAACAAGTTCACCTAAATGAATTTAAACTAAAAAATGGTTTCAAACAAGTATTTAATACAACACCCTATAAACTATTATTTAAATATAAAATGCAAAAAGCCAAACAATTATTACAAAGTCAAGAATACAATGTAAATGAAGTAGCAAAAGAGTGTGGATATAAATACTCAAATAACTTTAGTGATGCCTTTTATAAAGAGTTTAATATCTCTCCAAAAAGTTTTATGAATATCAAGAAATGA
- a CDS encoding lipocalin family protein, translating into MKNILFISLTIFIFTACSYKDPNIKSVKKVDLDRYLGAWYEIARYEHSFEKDCKNVTATYSVKENNEIKVINRCTKITTNEKTEAIGEAYAIDNSNSKLKVSFFWPFYGDYWIIMLDKNYSYAVVSEPSKKYLWILSRDKKLQEKDKSIILEKLNSLNYDLSKLIWTVQD; encoded by the coding sequence ATGAAAAATATTTTATTTATCTCATTAACAATTTTTATCTTCACGGCTTGTTCTTATAAAGACCCAAATATAAAAAGTGTAAAAAAAGTTGATTTAGATAGATATCTTGGTGCATGGTATGAAATTGCAAGGTATGAACATAGTTTTGAAAAAGATTGTAAGAATGTAACTGCAACTTACAGTGTAAAAGAAAATAATGAAATAAAAGTTATCAATAGATGTACTAAAATAACTACCAATGAAAAAACAGAAGCTATTGGTGAAGCTTATGCTATAGATAATTCAAACTCAAAATTAAAGGTATCATTTTTTTGGCCTTTTTATGGAGATTATTGGATTATAATGCTTGATAAAAACTATTCTTATGCAGTAGTTAGTGAACCTAGTAAAAAATATCTTTGGATTTTATCAAGAGATAAAAAACTACAAGAAAAAGACAAAAGTATAATTTTAGAAAAATTGAACTCTTTAAATTATGATTTATCTAAACTTATTTGGACAGTTCAAGACTAG